The following proteins are encoded in a genomic region of Streptomyces gobiensis:
- a CDS encoding acetyl/propionyl/methylcrotonyl-CoA carboxylase subunit alpha, translating to MRKVLIANRGEIAVRVARACRDAGIASVAVYAEPDRDALHVRAADEAYALGGDTPAASYLDVAKVLKAAADSEADAIHPGYGFLSENAEFAQAVLDAGLIWIGPPPQAIRDLGDKVAARHIAQRAGAPLVAGTKDPVSGAEEVVTFARENGLPIAIKAAFGGGGRGLKVARTLEEVPELYDSAVREAVAAFGRGECFVERYLDRPRHVETQCLADQHGNVVVVSTRDCSLQRRHQKLVEEAPAPFLTDEQNAELYRASKAILREAGYVGAGTCEFLVGQDGTISFLEVNTRLQVEHPVTEEVTGIDLVREMFRIADGEELGYDDPPLRGHSIEFRINGEDPGRNFLPAPGTVTKFAPPAGPGVRLDAGVETGSVIGPAWDSLLAKLIITGATRRQALQRAARALAEFQVEGMATAIPFHRTVVEDPAFTREPFGVHTRWIETEFVNEIKPFAGAGVAEEEDEGTRETVVVEVGGKRLEVSLPASLGMPLARAAVAGGAKPARRKAAKKSASAASGDALASPMQGTIVKVAVEEGQEVAEGELIVVLEAMKMEQPLNAHRAGTVKDLSAEVGASISSGTVICEIKD from the coding sequence GTGCGCAAGGTGCTCATCGCCAACCGCGGCGAAATCGCTGTCCGCGTCGCCCGAGCTTGCCGGGATGCCGGGATCGCGAGCGTAGCCGTCTACGCCGAGCCGGACCGGGACGCGCTACATGTCCGGGCCGCCGACGAGGCTTATGCGCTGGGCGGTGACACTCCGGCCGCTAGCTACCTGGATGTCGCCAAGGTGCTGAAGGCAGCCGCCGATTCGGAGGCGGACGCCATCCATCCTGGATACGGCTTCCTCTCGGAGAACGCCGAATTCGCCCAGGCCGTGCTGGACGCCGGGCTGATCTGGATCGGACCGCCGCCGCAGGCCATCCGCGATCTCGGCGACAAGGTCGCGGCGCGGCATATCGCCCAGCGCGCTGGTGCCCCGCTCGTCGCGGGCACCAAGGACCCGGTGAGTGGCGCGGAGGAGGTCGTGACCTTCGCGCGGGAGAACGGGCTGCCGATCGCCATCAAGGCCGCCTTCGGCGGTGGCGGCCGCGGTCTGAAGGTCGCGCGCACCCTGGAAGAGGTGCCGGAGCTCTACGACTCGGCGGTACGTGAGGCGGTCGCCGCCTTCGGTCGTGGCGAATGCTTCGTCGAGCGCTACCTCGACCGTCCCCGGCATGTGGAGACCCAGTGCCTGGCCGACCAGCACGGCAACGTCGTCGTCGTGTCGACCCGCGACTGCTCGCTCCAGCGCCGTCACCAGAAGCTGGTGGAGGAGGCCCCGGCCCCCTTCCTGACCGATGAGCAGAACGCCGAGCTGTACCGGGCCTCCAAGGCGATCCTGCGCGAAGCGGGCTATGTCGGCGCGGGCACCTGTGAGTTCCTGGTCGGCCAGGACGGCACGATCTCCTTCCTGGAGGTCAACACCCGGCTTCAGGTCGAGCACCCGGTAACCGAGGAGGTCACCGGCATCGACCTGGTCCGGGAGATGTTCCGGATCGCCGATGGCGAGGAGCTGGGCTACGACGATCCGCCGCTGCGGGGTCACTCCATCGAGTTCCGTATCAACGGCGAGGACCCGGGCCGTAACTTCCTGCCCGCCCCGGGGACCGTCACCAAGTTCGCCCCGCCGGCGGGCCCCGGCGTACGGCTGGACGCGGGCGTGGAGACCGGCTCGGTCATCGGCCCGGCCTGGGACTCGCTGCTGGCCAAGCTGATCATCACCGGCGCCACCCGGCGGCAGGCGCTGCAGCGCGCCGCCCGTGCGCTGGCCGAGTTCCAGGTCGAGGGCATGGCGACGGCGATCCCGTTCCACCGCACGGTGGTCGAGGATCCGGCCTTCACCCGGGAGCCGTTCGGCGTCCACACCCGGTGGATCGAGACGGAGTTCGTCAACGAGATCAAGCCGTTCGCCGGTGCCGGCGTAGCCGAAGAGGAGGACGAGGGCACCCGGGAGACGGTGGTCGTCGAGGTCGGCGGTAAACGGCTGGAGGTCTCCCTCCCGGCCTCCCTGGGCATGCCGCTGGCTCGTGCGGCGGTGGCCGGGGGTGCGAAGCCGGCCCGTCGTAAGGCGGCGAAGAAGTCCGCCTCGGCGGCGTCCGGTGACGCGCTCGCCTCGCCGATGCAGGGCACGATCGTGAAGGTCGCGGTGGAGGAGGGCCAGGAGGTCGCCGAGGGCGAACTCATCGTCGTCCTGGAGGCGATGAAGATGGAGCAGCCGCTGAACGCCCACCGCGCGGGCACGGTCAAGGACCTCTCCGCGGAGGTCGGCGCGTCGATCTCCTCCGGCACGGTGATCTGCGAGATCAAGGACTGA
- a CDS encoding acyl-CoA carboxylase subunit beta, which produces MSEQESTPGTPDIHTTAGKIADFQQRATEATHAGSSRAVEKQHAKGKLTARERVELLLDEGSFTELDEFARHRSTAFGIEKNRPYGDGVVTGYGTVDGRPVCVYSQDFTIFGGSLGEVYGEKIVKVMDYALKTGCPVIGINDGGGARIQEGVVALGLFAEIFRRNVHASGVIPQISLIMGPCAGGAVYSPAITDFTVMVDQTSHMFITGPDVIKTVTGEDVGFEELGGARTHNATSGVAHHMAGDEKDAIDYVKALLSYLPSNNLSEPPGFPEDVDLETSDRDRELDTLIPDSANQPYDMHTAIEHVLDDGEFLETQALFAPNIITGFGRVEGNPVGVVANQPMQFAGCLDIDASEKAARFVRTCDAFNVPVLTFVDVPGFLPGTEQEFQGIIRRGAKLIYAYAEATVPLITVITRKAFGGAYDVMGSKHLGADLNFAWPTAQIAVMGAQGAVNILHRKALAAAETPEQQEELRARLTGEYEDTLLNPYAAAERGYVDAVVLPAETRRHIIRGLRSLRSKREQLPPKKHGNIPL; this is translated from the coding sequence GTGTCCGAGCAGGAAAGCACCCCAGGTACACCAGATATCCACACCACCGCGGGCAAGATCGCTGACTTTCAGCAACGAGCCACGGAGGCGACCCACGCGGGCTCGTCACGCGCGGTCGAGAAGCAGCACGCGAAGGGCAAGCTCACTGCCCGGGAGCGAGTGGAACTGCTGCTTGACGAGGGGTCGTTCACCGAGCTGGACGAGTTCGCCCGGCACCGCTCGACCGCCTTCGGTATCGAGAAGAACCGCCCCTACGGCGACGGCGTCGTCACCGGCTACGGCACCGTGGACGGCCGTCCGGTCTGCGTCTACTCGCAGGACTTCACGATCTTCGGCGGCTCGCTCGGCGAGGTGTACGGCGAGAAGATCGTCAAGGTGATGGACTACGCGCTGAAGACCGGCTGCCCGGTCATCGGCATCAATGACGGCGGTGGCGCCCGTATCCAGGAGGGCGTGGTCGCCCTCGGTCTCTTCGCGGAGATCTTCCGCCGGAATGTGCACGCCTCGGGCGTGATCCCGCAGATCTCCCTGATCATGGGCCCCTGCGCGGGCGGCGCGGTCTACTCCCCCGCGATCACCGACTTCACCGTGATGGTCGACCAGACCTCGCATATGTTCATCACCGGGCCGGATGTCATCAAGACGGTGACCGGTGAGGACGTCGGCTTCGAGGAGCTGGGCGGCGCCCGCACCCACAACGCCACCTCCGGCGTGGCGCACCATATGGCCGGGGACGAGAAGGACGCCATCGACTACGTCAAGGCCCTGCTGTCCTACCTCCCCTCCAACAACCTCTCCGAGCCCCCGGGCTTCCCGGAGGACGTGGACCTGGAGACCTCGGACCGGGACCGTGAGCTCGACACCCTCATCCCGGACTCGGCGAACCAGCCCTACGACATGCACACCGCCATCGAGCATGTGCTGGACGACGGCGAATTCCTGGAGACCCAGGCGCTGTTCGCCCCGAACATCATCACCGGCTTCGGCCGGGTCGAGGGCAACCCGGTGGGCGTCGTGGCCAACCAACCGATGCAGTTCGCGGGCTGTCTGGACATCGACGCGAGCGAGAAGGCGGCACGCTTCGTCCGTACCTGCGATGCCTTCAACGTCCCCGTTCTGACCTTCGTCGACGTACCCGGCTTCCTGCCCGGCACGGAGCAGGAGTTCCAGGGCATCATCCGGCGCGGTGCCAAGCTGATCTACGCCTACGCCGAGGCCACGGTGCCGCTGATCACCGTGATCACCCGTAAGGCGTTCGGTGGCGCGTATGACGTCATGGGCTCCAAGCATCTGGGCGCTGACCTCAACTTCGCCTGGCCCACGGCCCAGATCGCGGTGATGGGTGCCCAGGGCGCGGTCAACATCCTGCACCGCAAGGCCCTGGCCGCCGCCGAAACCCCGGAGCAGCAGGAGGAGCTGCGCGCACGGCTCACCGGGGAGTACGAGGACACCCTCCTCAACCCCTACGCCGCCGCCGAGCGCGGCTATGTGGACGCGGTGGTTCTGCCGGCCGAGACCCGGCGGCACATCATCCGCGGCCTGCGTTCGCTGCGCTCCAAGCGGGAGCAGCTGCCCCCCAAGAAGCACGGCAACATCCCGCTCTGA
- a CDS encoding biotin--[acetyl-CoA-carboxylase] ligase, which produces MPPNDASGSPWSDLERPPLNAASLRRALIRPEGLWSELEVVADTGSTNTDLVERIRKGPVEEGTLLIAEQQTAGRGRLDRHWDAPARSGLFFSFVLRPGTGIPARRWGWLPLLAGVATATALARTSGVATALKWPNDLLVDVDGEERKIGGILTERIGDAAHGTVVIGVGLNVTLHADELPVQSAGSLLLAGAQSTDRDPLLRAVLRSIEDWYRKWRDADGDAGECGLQETYAAGCATLGRTVRAELPGGRSVEGEAVAIDGDGRLVLATGSGVEQPVDVGDIVHLRTPS; this is translated from the coding sequence ATGCCTCCGAATGACGCTTCTGGCAGCCCCTGGTCCGATCTTGAGCGCCCTCCGCTGAACGCCGCCTCGCTGCGCCGCGCGCTGATCCGGCCGGAGGGCCTCTGGTCCGAGCTGGAGGTGGTCGCCGATACCGGCTCCACCAATACGGACCTGGTCGAACGGATCCGCAAGGGCCCGGTCGAAGAGGGCACCCTGCTCATCGCCGAGCAGCAGACCGCCGGGCGCGGCCGGCTGGACCGCCACTGGGACGCCCCCGCGCGCAGCGGCCTCTTCTTCTCCTTTGTACTACGGCCCGGCACGGGCATCCCGGCCCGGCGCTGGGGCTGGCTGCCGCTGCTCGCCGGGGTCGCGACGGCCACCGCGCTCGCCCGGACATCGGGCGTCGCCACGGCCCTGAAGTGGCCGAACGATCTCCTCGTCGATGTCGACGGCGAGGAGCGCAAGATCGGCGGCATTCTGACGGAGCGGATCGGGGACGCCGCGCACGGCACGGTGGTGATCGGCGTCGGGCTCAATGTCACGCTGCACGCCGATGAGCTGCCGGTCCAGAGCGCGGGCTCGCTGCTGCTGGCAGGTGCCCAGAGCACGGACCGCGATCCGCTGCTGCGCGCCGTACTGCGCTCGATCGAGGACTGGTACCGCAAGTGGCGGGACGCGGACGGTGACGCGGGGGAGTGTGGACTGCAGGAGACCTACGCGGCGGGCTGCGCGACCCTGGGCCGTACGGTACGGGCCGAACTGCCCGGCGGCCGCAGTGTGGAAGGTGAGGCGGTGGCGATCGACGGCGACGGACGGCTCGTCCTGGCGACCGGCAGCGGGGTGGAGCAGCCGGTCGACGTGGGGGACATCGTGCACCTCAGGACGCCTTCCTGA
- the mmpB gene encoding morphogenic membrane protein MmpB, producing the protein MLWSDPSDTPSERLRAAQARLRRAGWILAIMILVMTIAIGVK; encoded by the coding sequence ATGCTCTGGTCCGACCCCTCCGACACCCCCTCGGAGCGGCTCCGCGCCGCCCAGGCGCGACTACGCCGAGCGGGCTGGATCCTAGCGATCATGATCCTGGTGATGACCATCGCCATCGGCGTCAAGTGA
- a CDS encoding acyl-CoA carboxylase subunit epsilon yields the protein MIKVVRGNPTPEELAAALAVVQARAAAAATAAPGSRPASEWSDPARVIPRRLPHPGPHAWRTTFWPA from the coding sequence ATGATCAAGGTTGTCCGGGGCAACCCGACCCCCGAGGAGCTGGCCGCCGCACTGGCGGTGGTTCAGGCGCGGGCGGCCGCGGCGGCCACCGCGGCGCCCGGCTCCCGGCCCGCCTCCGAGTGGTCCGACCCGGCCCGCGTAATCCCGCGCCGCCTCCCCCACCCGGGCCCCCACGCCTGGCGCACCACCTTCTGGCCCGCCTGA
- a CDS encoding nucleoside triphosphate pyrophosphatase — protein sequence MTSRPVPDPAPGPTPARRLVLASQSPARLGLLRQAGLRPEVIVSGVDEDALTAPTPGELALALAEAKAAAVAARPEAADALVIGCDSVLELDGEPLGKPVDAEDATARWKSMRGRSGILQTGHCVIDTATGRRASATAATTVHFGDPTDAEIAAYVASGEPLHVAGAFTLDGRSAPFIEGIEGDHGNVIGLSLPLLRRLLADLDVSITDLWC from the coding sequence ATGACCTCGCGCCCCGTCCCTGACCCCGCCCCCGGCCCCACCCCCGCCCGCCGCCTCGTCCTCGCCTCACAGTCCCCCGCCCGGCTCGGGCTCCTGAGGCAGGCCGGTCTGCGCCCCGAAGTGATCGTCAGCGGCGTCGACGAGGACGCCCTCACCGCCCCCACCCCGGGTGAGCTGGCCCTGGCGCTGGCCGAGGCCAAAGCGGCGGCCGTCGCCGCCCGCCCGGAGGCCGCCGACGCCCTGGTCATCGGCTGTGACTCGGTCCTGGAGCTGGACGGCGAACCGCTGGGCAAGCCCGTCGACGCCGAGGACGCCACCGCCCGCTGGAAGTCGATGCGTGGCCGCTCCGGCATCCTCCAGACCGGCCACTGCGTCATCGACACCGCAACGGGTCGCCGCGCCTCCGCCACCGCCGCCACGACGGTCCACTTCGGCGACCCGACCGACGCCGAGATCGCCGCCTACGTCGCCTCCGGCGAACCGCTCCACGTCGCCGGCGCCTTCACCCTCGACGGCCGCTCGGCCCCCTTCATCGAAGGCATCGAGGGCGACCACGGCAACGTCATCGGCCTCTCCCTCCCCCTGCTCCGCCGCCTCCTGGCCGACCTGGACGTATCCATCACCGACCTCTGGTGCTAA
- a CDS encoding enoyl-CoA hydratase/isomerase family protein, translating to MTRYGEWVEVRKGADTGTDAEAGTGAGTYVAELVLDRPKAMNAVSTEMARCIGEACATLAEDHDVRAVVLTSTHERAFCVGADLKERNSFTDAELGRQRPYARAAYNGVLELPVPTVAAVHGFALGGGFELALSCDVIVADRTAVVGLPEVSVGVIPGGGGTQLLPRRVGAARAAELIFTGRRVAAAEARELGLIDQLVDEGEDRAEALALAARIAANSPVGLRAAKRALRTGWGMDLPAGLEVEDAAWRTAAFSGDRAEGVAAFNEKRKPEWPGE from the coding sequence ATGACGCGGTACGGCGAGTGGGTTGAGGTCCGTAAGGGCGCGGACACGGGCACGGACGCGGAGGCGGGTACGGGCGCGGGCACATACGTGGCTGAGCTGGTGCTCGACCGGCCGAAGGCCATGAACGCCGTATCGACGGAGATGGCCCGCTGTATCGGGGAAGCGTGCGCCACGCTCGCCGAGGACCACGATGTCCGGGCCGTCGTGCTGACCTCCACCCACGAGCGGGCGTTCTGCGTGGGCGCCGATCTCAAGGAGCGCAACTCCTTCACCGACGCGGAGCTGGGCCGTCAGCGCCCGTACGCCCGCGCCGCCTACAACGGCGTACTGGAGCTGCCGGTGCCCACCGTCGCCGCCGTACACGGCTTCGCGCTCGGGGGCGGCTTTGAGCTCGCACTGTCCTGCGATGTGATTGTCGCGGACCGCACCGCGGTCGTCGGCCTGCCGGAGGTCTCCGTCGGCGTCATCCCGGGCGGCGGCGGCACCCAGCTGCTGCCGCGCCGCGTCGGCGCGGCCCGCGCCGCGGAGCTCATCTTCACCGGGCGCCGGGTGGCGGCGGCCGAGGCCCGCGAGCTGGGCCTCATCGACCAGCTGGTCGATGAGGGCGAGGACCGCGCCGAGGCGCTGGCCCTCGCGGCACGTATCGCCGCCAACTCCCCTGTGGGCCTGCGTGCCGCCAAGCGGGCGCTGCGCACCGGCTGGGGGATGGATCTGCCCGCCGGGCTGGAGGTCGAGGACGCGGCTTGGCGCACGGCGGCGTTCTCTGGTGACCGTGCGGAGGGGGTGGCGGCGTTCAACGAGAAGCGCAAGCCGGAGTGGCCGGGGGAGTAG
- a CDS encoding adenylate/guanylate cyclase domain-containing protein, with amino-acid sequence MTADDSDFPPSEESAEAGADAEAGAAAGAGAGAGGGAESEEDPMALKVEQLILGSERRYTPFQAARAADVPMELASRFWRAMGFADIGQARALTEADVLALRRLAGLVEAGLLNEAMAIQVARSTGQTTARLAEWQIDSFLEGLTVSPEPGMSRMEVTYPLVELLLPELEEFLIYVWRRQLAAATGRVVQAQDDEEMVDRRLTVGFADLVGFTRLTRRLEEEELGELVEAFETTAADLVAAHGGRLIKTLGDEVLYVADEVGTAAEIGLRMIETLENDETMPELRVGLSFGTVTTRMGDVFGNTVNLASRLTSIAPKDAVLVDGAVRNELTAAGDAPESEKDSDSDEGTSYRFALQPLYQRPVRGLGIVEPWLLSRRA; translated from the coding sequence GTGACCGCGGACGACTCGGATTTCCCGCCGAGCGAGGAGAGCGCTGAGGCCGGGGCTGACGCTGAGGCCGGGGCCGCAGCCGGAGCCGGTGCCGGAGCCGGTGGCGGGGCTGAGTCCGAAGAGGACCCGATGGCGCTCAAGGTTGAGCAGCTGATCCTCGGCTCGGAACGCCGGTACACGCCCTTCCAGGCCGCGCGGGCGGCCGATGTCCCCATGGAACTGGCGTCCCGCTTCTGGCGGGCGATGGGCTTCGCGGACATCGGCCAGGCGCGGGCGCTGACCGAGGCCGATGTGCTGGCGCTGCGGCGGCTCGCCGGTCTGGTGGAAGCCGGGCTGCTGAACGAGGCCATGGCGATCCAGGTGGCACGCTCCACGGGCCAGACGACGGCCCGGCTGGCGGAGTGGCAGATCGACTCCTTCCTGGAAGGCCTCACGGTGTCGCCGGAGCCCGGGATGAGCCGGATGGAGGTCACCTATCCGCTGGTCGAGCTGTTGCTGCCGGAGCTGGAGGAGTTCCTGATCTACGTCTGGCGGCGGCAGCTCGCGGCGGCGACCGGCCGGGTCGTACAGGCGCAGGACGACGAGGAGATGGTCGACCGGCGGCTGACGGTGGGCTTCGCTGACCTGGTGGGCTTCACCCGGCTGACGCGGCGGCTGGAGGAGGAAGAACTCGGCGAGCTGGTCGAGGCGTTCGAGACGACGGCGGCGGATCTGGTTGCCGCGCACGGCGGGCGGTTGATCAAGACCCTCGGCGATGAGGTGCTGTACGTCGCCGATGAGGTGGGTACGGCGGCCGAGATCGGCCTCCGGATGATCGAGACGCTGGAGAACGACGAGACGATGCCGGAGCTTCGGGTCGGCCTGTCCTTCGGGACGGTCACGACGCGGATGGGTGATGTCTTCGGCAATACGGTGAACCTGGCGAGCAGGCTGACGTCGATAGCGCCCAAGGACGCGGTGCTGGTGGACGGCGCCGTACGGAATGAACTGACGGCCGCCGGGGATGCGCCGGAGTCGGAGAAGGACTCCGACAGCGACGAGGGGACGTCCTACCGCTTTGCCCTTCAGCCGCTGTACCAGCGTCCGGTCCGGGGCCTGGGCATCGTCGAACCATGGCTGCTGTCCCGCCGGGCGTGA
- a CDS encoding DeoR/GlpR family DNA-binding transcription regulator, which translates to MFAAERRQLILEMVRANGAVSLRELARVVQTSEVTVRRDVRALEAEGLLDRRHGGAVLPGGFTRESGFPQKSLSATAEKTAIADLAASLVEEGEAIVVGAGTTTQELARRLARIAGLTVVTNSLLVAQALAHANRVEVVMTGGTLRGSNYALVGSGAEQSLQGLRVSRAFISGSGLTAERGLSTSNMLSASVDRALVQAAGEVVILADHTKLGTDTMFQTVPTDVITRLVTDEPPVQDDRAVAELQALADQGVQIAAAGPGPVLEGGGGVNRREVPPLPGQRRNHPPGGGGSAPPLRAAAAPVADLAPRRRP; encoded by the coding sequence GTGTTCGCTGCAGAACGTCGTCAGTTGATCCTCGAAATGGTGCGAGCCAACGGGGCCGTGTCGCTCCGTGAGCTCGCCCGCGTCGTCCAGACCTCCGAAGTGACCGTCCGGCGCGATGTCCGGGCGCTGGAGGCAGAAGGACTGCTTGACCGCCGGCACGGCGGTGCGGTCCTGCCGGGTGGCTTCACCCGGGAGTCCGGCTTTCCTCAGAAATCCTTGTCCGCGACCGCGGAGAAGACGGCTATCGCCGATCTAGCGGCCAGTCTCGTCGAGGAGGGTGAGGCCATTGTCGTCGGCGCCGGTACGACGACGCAGGAGCTGGCGCGGCGGCTCGCCCGGATCGCCGGGCTGACCGTTGTCACCAACTCGCTGCTGGTGGCACAGGCGTTGGCGCACGCCAACCGGGTCGAAGTCGTGATGACCGGCGGCACGCTGCGCGGCTCCAACTACGCGTTGGTCGGCAGCGGCGCTGAGCAGTCCTTGCAGGGGCTTCGCGTCTCCCGTGCCTTTATCTCCGGCAGCGGGCTCACCGCTGAGCGCGGGCTCTCCACCTCCAACATGCTGTCGGCGAGCGTCGACCGGGCGCTGGTGCAGGCGGCTGGGGAAGTGGTCATCCTGGCTGACCATACGAAGCTGGGCACCGACACGATGTTCCAGACGGTGCCCACGGATGTCATCACCCGGCTGGTGACGGATGAGCCGCCGGTTCAGGATGACCGGGCGGTGGCGGAGCTTCAGGCGTTGGCCGACCAGGGTGTCCAGATCGCGGCGGCCGGTCCCGGTCCGGTGCTGGAGGGTGGCGGGGGTGTTAACCGCCGCGAGGTTCCCCCGTTGCCGGGGCAGCGTCGTAACCATCCGCCGGGTGGGGGCGGTTCCGCGCCGCCGCTGCGGGCCGCGGCGGCGCCGGTCGCGGATCTGGCGCCCCGGCGGCGGCCGTAG
- a CDS encoding GGDEF domain-containing protein, with translation MGDDARLKAVVGLAQAMAAAHTPREVAHAAALGARAAIGGSFAAVSEWDRARGRLRVLVNVGELAPGEETFPEDESYPVHDFPEITEFLHERWANGGSEPHAWVEASEGPESGAGAYFHQRVAALRRRGRSSCVVAPVVLHGRAWGELYVARGLGAPVFDRDDADFATVLAAVIAAGIAQNERLEEVRRLAFTDPLTGLGNRRAVDVRLDEALERYRADGTVVSLVVCDINGLKRVNDEYGHAAGDRLLERFGSLLSLSGAMLPGALAARLGGDEFCLLAVGPPADDVVRAVNELCRRAGNLGLGEGVACGVASTGDPIGPLPSARRLLRLADAAQYRAKAARSGKPVVAGREIVHLADETPPPPGDRRRFRGRESEFRGREGCEGR, from the coding sequence ATGGGAGATGACGCGCGGCTGAAGGCCGTGGTGGGTCTGGCGCAGGCCATGGCCGCCGCGCACACGCCACGCGAGGTTGCCCATGCCGCCGCGCTGGGGGCTCGGGCCGCGATAGGTGGCTCGTTCGCCGCGGTGTCCGAGTGGGACCGGGCCCGGGGGCGGCTGCGGGTGCTGGTCAATGTGGGGGAGCTGGCGCCGGGTGAGGAGACCTTCCCGGAGGATGAGTCGTATCCGGTGCACGACTTCCCGGAGATCACCGAGTTTCTGCATGAGCGCTGGGCGAACGGCGGCAGTGAGCCGCATGCCTGGGTGGAGGCATCGGAAGGGCCGGAATCAGGGGCCGGCGCGTACTTCCATCAGAGAGTGGCCGCGCTGCGCCGCCGGGGCCGGAGCAGCTGTGTGGTCGCGCCGGTCGTGCTGCATGGGCGGGCGTGGGGCGAGCTGTATGTCGCGCGTGGGCTCGGCGCTCCGGTGTTCGACCGCGACGACGCGGATTTCGCGACGGTGCTGGCCGCCGTGATCGCGGCCGGTATCGCGCAGAACGAGCGGCTGGAGGAGGTACGGCGGCTCGCCTTCACCGATCCGCTGACCGGGCTGGGCAACCGGCGGGCGGTGGATGTACGGCTCGATGAGGCGCTGGAGCGGTACCGGGCGGACGGCACCGTGGTCAGCCTGGTCGTCTGTGACATCAACGGGCTGAAGCGGGTCAACGACGAATACGGCCATGCGGCGGGCGACCGGCTGCTGGAACGCTTCGGCTCGCTGCTGTCGCTGTCCGGCGCGATGCTGCCGGGTGCGCTGGCGGCGCGGCTGGGCGGCGATGAGTTCTGTCTGCTGGCGGTGGGGCCACCGGCGGACGACGTCGTACGGGCGGTGAACGAACTGTGCCGCCGTGCGGGCAATCTGGGCCTGGGCGAGGGGGTGGCCTGCGGTGTCGCGTCGACGGGCGACCCGATCGGTCCATTGCCCTCGGCCCGGCGGCTGCTGCGGCTCGCGGATGCCGCGCAGTACCGGGCGAAGGCGGCACGGTCGGGGAAGCCGGTGGTCGCGGGGCGGGAGATCGTCCACCTCGCGGACGAGACTCCCCCGCCACCGGGCGACCGGCGCCGGTTCCGCGGGCGGGAGAGTGAGTTCCGGGGGCGTGAGGGCTGTGAGGGGCGGTAA